In Geobacter sp., a single window of DNA contains:
- a CDS encoding DUF1385 domain-containing protein — translation MEKINIGGQAVIEGVMMRAPRALAIAVRRPNGEIAVRKEEVVPLSERFPVVKLPIVRGAVALFQSLIVGVKALNFSANEAIAEEDEEGGEKKELSSWAMAGTMAIAFGFGILLFFIMPLYLTKLMTPLIGDSNIVFNLVDGVIRVLVFLIYIWSISRMQDIQRVFQYHGAEHKSIFAFEAGDELTVENVRKYSRLHPRCGTSFLLIVMVVSIVIFSMIPKLWPFYLKAGSRVVLLPLIAGVSYEFLKWSAKNDSSSLVRMIIAPGLGLQRLTTREPDDSQLEVAIRSMEEALAVNAGYKDDRLVI, via the coding sequence ATGGAAAAGATCAATATCGGCGGCCAGGCAGTGATTGAGGGTGTCATGATGCGTGCACCCCGTGCACTCGCCATTGCCGTTCGCCGCCCGAATGGGGAGATTGCCGTCAGGAAGGAAGAGGTTGTCCCCCTTTCCGAGCGCTTTCCGGTGGTCAAGCTTCCCATCGTTCGCGGTGCCGTGGCACTGTTCCAGTCGCTCATCGTCGGCGTCAAGGCGCTCAATTTCTCCGCCAACGAGGCGATTGCCGAGGAGGATGAGGAGGGTGGGGAAAAGAAGGAGCTCTCTTCCTGGGCCATGGCAGGGACCATGGCCATTGCGTTCGGCTTCGGGATTCTCCTCTTTTTCATCATGCCGCTCTATCTGACCAAACTCATGACCCCTCTGATCGGCGACTCCAATATCGTCTTCAACCTGGTGGATGGCGTCATCAGGGTGCTCGTGTTCCTCATCTACATCTGGTCCATCTCCCGCATGCAGGACATCCAGAGGGTTTTCCAGTACCACGGCGCCGAACACAAATCGATCTTCGCCTTCGAGGCGGGCGACGAGCTGACCGTCGAAAATGTACGCAAATACAGCCGGCTCCACCCCCGCTGCGGCACCAGTTTCCTGTTGATCGTCATGGTGGTGAGCATCGTCATCTTTTCCATGATTCCGAAACTCTGGCCATTCTACCTCAAGGCCGGGTCGCGCGTGGTGCTGCTCCCCTTGATTGCCGGGGTGTCATATGAATTCCTCAAATGGAGTGCCAAAAACGACAGTTCCTCACTGGTCAGGATGATCATTGCCCCCGGTCTCGGACTGCAGCGACTCACTACCCGCGAGCCGGACGACAGTCAACTCGAAGTGGCCATCCGTTCCATGGAAGAGGCATTGGCGGTTAATGCCGGCTACAAGGACGACCGGCTGGTAATATAG
- the prfA gene encoding peptide chain release factor 1, with protein MLEKIEEIERRFQELEALLSDPAVIANQAEFRKFSREHADIAPLVEAYRQHRRVLAEIEGNRELLADPDMREMAEEELAGLEQRREQLEGEIKLLLLPKDPNDSRNVILEIRAGTGGDESALFAGDLFRMYSRFAEKNRWKVELLSCSESERGGYKEVIASIEGQDVYAKLKYESGTHRVQRVPETEAQGRIHTSACTVAIMAEAEDVDIEINPTDLKIDVYRSSGAGGQHVNTTDSAVRITHIPTGTIVACQEERSQIKNRAKAMKVLKTRILDNIIQEQNAKLAADRKQQVGSGDRSERIRTYNFPQGRMTDHRIGLTLYKLDAIMQGDISEIVDALRTYYQMEALQQQSEAA; from the coding sequence ATGCTTGAGAAAATAGAAGAAATCGAACGCCGCTTCCAGGAACTAGAGGCGCTCCTCTCCGATCCGGCCGTAATTGCCAACCAGGCCGAGTTCCGCAAGTTTTCCCGCGAGCACGCCGATATAGCCCCCTTGGTGGAGGCCTATCGGCAGCACCGGAGGGTGCTTGCTGAGATCGAAGGGAACCGGGAACTCCTGGCCGATCCCGACATGCGGGAGATGGCCGAAGAGGAACTCGCAGGGCTGGAACAGCGCCGCGAGCAGTTGGAAGGGGAGATAAAACTGCTCCTTCTGCCCAAGGATCCCAACGACAGCAGGAACGTCATCCTGGAGATCCGTGCCGGTACCGGCGGCGACGAATCGGCCCTCTTTGCCGGCGACCTGTTCCGGATGTACAGTCGCTTTGCCGAGAAGAACCGTTGGAAGGTGGAGTTGCTCTCCTGCTCGGAATCGGAGCGGGGGGGCTACAAAGAGGTCATTGCCTCCATCGAGGGGCAAGATGTCTATGCCAAGCTGAAATATGAATCGGGTACCCACCGGGTGCAACGGGTTCCCGAGACCGAGGCTCAGGGACGGATTCACACCAGTGCCTGTACCGTTGCGATCATGGCTGAGGCCGAGGATGTGGACATCGAGATCAATCCGACCGACTTGAAGATCGACGTCTACCGATCGTCGGGTGCTGGCGGGCAGCACGTCAACACCACCGACTCGGCGGTCAGGATAACCCATATCCCCACCGGCACCATAGTTGCCTGCCAGGAGGAGCGAAGTCAGATAAAGAACCGCGCCAAGGCAATGAAGGTGCTGAAGACACGGATCCTCGACAACATCATACAGGAGCAGAACGCGAAACTGGCCGCTGACCGGAAACAACAGGTCGGGAGCGGCGACCGGAGCGAGCGAATCCGCACCTACAATTTCCCCCAGGGACGGATGACCGATCACCGGATCGGCCTGACCCTCTACAAGCTCGACGCGATCATGCAGGGGGATATCTCTGAGATTGTCGATGCTCTGCGGACCTATTACCAGATGGAGGCCTTGCAGCAGCAAAGTGAAGCCGCATGA
- the prmC gene encoding peptide chain release factor N(5)-glutamine methyltransferase — translation MSEVWTVLKVLAWTKEYLAEKGVENARLEAEWLLCAATGLDRVGLYVNYEKPLTDAELAGYREMVSRRARSEPLQYILGSQDFCGLDFEVAPGVLIPRHDTEVLVEEAIHRVPAAKAVLDIGVGSGCIAIALARSLPTAAVWGVDRSPDALALARRNAQRHDVSVTLVEGSLFDPCSDRRFDLIVSNPPYIPTADLTGLQPEVRDYEPVAALDGGRDGLDFYRLIVSAAPEYLHPGGWLMVEVGIDQAPAVRALFQAAGFTDIFTARDSQQIERVVGGKIV, via the coding sequence ATGAGCGAAGTCTGGACTGTCCTGAAGGTGCTTGCCTGGACCAAGGAGTATCTGGCGGAAAAGGGTGTGGAGAACGCCCGCCTGGAGGCGGAGTGGCTCCTTTGTGCCGCCACCGGCCTGGACCGGGTCGGGTTGTACGTCAATTACGAAAAGCCGCTTACCGATGCTGAACTGGCCGGCTACCGGGAGATGGTTTCCCGCCGGGCCAGGAGCGAACCGCTGCAATATATTCTCGGCAGCCAGGATTTCTGCGGGCTCGACTTCGAGGTGGCGCCCGGGGTGCTGATTCCCCGGCATGACACGGAAGTGCTGGTCGAAGAGGCGATTCACCGGGTGCCAGCAGCGAAAGCAGTGCTGGACATCGGTGTAGGAAGCGGTTGTATCGCCATTGCGCTTGCCCGGAGCCTGCCAACTGCAGCTGTCTGGGGTGTTGACCGTTCGCCGGACGCACTGGCACTTGCCCGGCGCAATGCCCAGCGACACGACGTGTCGGTGACCCTGGTGGAAGGGTCGCTCTTTGACCCCTGTTCCGACCGGCGGTTCGATCTGATCGTCAGCAATCCGCCCTATATCCCCACGGCCGATCTGACCGGGCTTCAGCCAGAGGTCCGCGACTACGAGCCGGTTGCGGCTCTGGATGGTGGGCGGGACGGACTCGATTTCTACCGGCTCATCGTCTCTGCGGCGCCGGAGTACCTGCACCCCGGCGGATGGCTGATGGTGGAGGTGGGGATCGATCAGGCTCCGGCAGTCAGAGCGCTGTTTCAGGCAGCAGGTTTCACGGATATCTTCACGGCCAGGGATTCGCAGCAGATCGAGCGGGTTGTTGGCGGTAAAATCGTTTAA
- the murA gene encoding UDP-N-acetylglucosamine 1-carboxyvinyltransferase → MDKLVIHGGKKLSGEVTVSGSKNASLPIFCATILASGVHEISNVPFLRDINTTIKVLESLGARVEGNGNVVRIDATDVNNVEATYDLVKTMRASVLVLGPLLARHGRARVSLPGGCAIGARPIDQHLKGLKALGADIHLAHGYVEAKAKRLKGARVNFDMPTVGGTEHLMMAAALAKGETVLENAAREPEILDLATMLNQMGAKIDGAGTDTIRITGVKELSPATYRVMPDRIEAGTFMCAAAITGGDIKIRNMQLEHLDALVFKLQDAGVEITNKDGIVRVKGPKRPKAMNIKTRPYPGFPTDMQAQFMALMCVADGASVISENIFENRFMHVSELLRFGADITIEGNTATVKGVKKLSGAPVMATDLRASASLILAGLAADNTTEVSRIYHLDRGYESIEKKLAALGADIQRVKE, encoded by the coding sequence TTGGATAAACTGGTCATTCATGGCGGGAAAAAGCTTTCCGGCGAAGTCACGGTAAGTGGTTCCAAAAACGCTTCGCTTCCCATCTTCTGTGCCACCATTCTTGCCTCCGGTGTGCACGAGATCAGCAATGTGCCGTTTCTGCGCGACATCAACACTACCATCAAGGTCCTGGAGTCGCTCGGAGCCCGGGTCGAAGGGAACGGTAATGTCGTCAGAATCGATGCCACCGATGTCAACAACGTCGAGGCAACCTACGATCTGGTCAAGACCATGCGCGCCTCAGTGCTGGTGCTCGGTCCGCTTCTTGCCCGCCATGGCCGGGCTCGGGTCTCGCTTCCCGGCGGTTGTGCCATTGGCGCCAGGCCGATCGATCAGCACCTCAAAGGGTTGAAAGCCCTGGGGGCCGATATCCACCTGGCCCACGGTTATGTGGAGGCCAAGGCCAAACGGCTCAAGGGGGCGCGGGTCAACTTCGATATGCCGACGGTCGGCGGCACCGAGCACCTGATGATGGCGGCTGCGCTGGCCAAGGGGGAAACCGTTCTGGAGAATGCGGCCCGCGAACCGGAGATCCTTGACCTGGCCACCATGCTCAACCAGATGGGGGCGAAAATCGATGGGGCCGGGACCGACACCATCAGGATCACCGGTGTCAAGGAGCTGTCGCCGGCCACCTACCGGGTCATGCCCGACCGGATCGAGGCCGGCACCTTCATGTGTGCGGCAGCCATCACCGGCGGCGACATCAAAATCAGGAACATGCAGCTGGAACACCTCGATGCCCTGGTTTTCAAGCTCCAGGATGCCGGGGTGGAGATCACCAATAAGGATGGCATTGTCCGGGTGAAAGGGCCGAAGCGGCCGAAGGCAATGAACATCAAAACGCGGCCGTATCCCGGTTTCCCGACGGACATGCAGGCCCAGTTCATGGCGCTCATGTGCGTGGCCGACGGTGCGAGTGTCATCTCCGAGAACATCTTCGAGAACCGTTTCATGCACGTCTCCGAACTGCTTCGGTTCGGCGCCGACATCACCATCGAGGGGAACACCGCCACGGTGAAGGGGGTGAAAAAGCTCTCCGGTGCGCCGGTCATGGCCACCGACCTCCGGGCGTCCGCTTCCCTTATTCTGGCCGGTCTGGCAGCGGACAACACCACCGAGGTGTCCCGTATCTACCATCTGGATCGTGGCTATGAATCGATCGAGAAGAAGCTGGCGGCGCTGGGGGCCGATATCCAACGAGTGAAAGAATAA
- a CDS encoding ATP phosphoribosyltransferase: MSDFITIAIPKGRILEESVALFQKIGIDCAELLSSSRKLIFENQAQRMRYMIVRATDVPTYVEYGAADLGIVGKDTLLEQEKDVYEPLDLKFGYCRMMVAEPAGLARDDDPSRWSNIRIATKYPHMTEKYFGAKGVQVEIIKLYGSIELAPLVGLSERIVDLVSTGETLKQNGLVEVETIAEITTRLIVNRASLKTKHQRITGIIEGLERHV; this comes from the coding sequence ATGTCTGATTTCATTACCATTGCCATTCCCAAGGGGAGGATTCTGGAAGAGTCCGTTGCCCTCTTTCAGAAGATCGGCATCGACTGCGCGGAGCTCCTTTCCAGCTCCCGCAAGCTGATCTTCGAGAACCAGGCGCAGAGGATGCGCTACATGATCGTCCGGGCCACCGATGTGCCGACCTACGTGGAGTACGGTGCGGCAGACCTGGGAATTGTCGGCAAAGATACCCTGCTGGAGCAGGAAAAGGATGTGTATGAGCCCCTGGACCTCAAGTTCGGCTACTGCCGGATGATGGTGGCCGAGCCGGCCGGGCTTGCCCGCGACGACGACCCTTCCCGCTGGAGCAATATCCGCATTGCCACCAAGTACCCTCACATGACCGAGAAATACTTCGGCGCCAAGGGTGTTCAGGTGGAGATCATCAAGCTCTACGGTTCCATCGAGCTGGCGCCGCTGGTGGGTCTTTCCGAGCGGATCGTCGACCTGGTCTCCACGGGCGAGACCCTGAAGCAGAACGGACTGGTCGAGGTGGAGACCATTGCCGAGATCACCACCCGCCTGATCGTCAACCGGGCGAGCCTGAAAACCAAGCACCAGCGCATCACCGGGATTATAGAAGGTCTGGAGCGCCACGTATGA
- the hisD gene encoding histidinol dehydrogenase: MKFLDIRDTDFDRQFAAILARGEESGREVEQVVTGIIAAVRQQGDAAVLEYTNRFDRLTAATVAELQVTDDEIDYAFARVSSEEIESLKLAVERVARFHEKQKQQTWLSTEEPDIMLGQMVTPLSRVGIYVPGGKASYPSSVIMNAVPAKVAGVPEVIMVAPTPGGEINPHVLVAARLSGVDRIFRIGGAQAVAALAYGTATIPRVDKVTGPGNIYVATAKKLVFGQVGIDMIAGPSEILIINDGSGTPAHLAADLLSQAEHDELASSILITTDRAFGERVATEVERQLAELKRESIARKSWETYGAVIVAGSLDEAIRFSNRIAPEHLELAVADPFAILPLIRNAGAIFLGHFTPEAAGDYLAGPNHTLPTGGTARFFSPLSVDDFIKKSSIVYFSSGGLNRLGREIVRIAELEGLEAHGRSVSIRLDSSEGQ; the protein is encoded by the coding sequence ATGAAATTCCTCGATATTCGCGATACCGATTTCGATCGGCAGTTTGCCGCCATCCTCGCCCGTGGCGAGGAGTCCGGCCGCGAGGTGGAGCAGGTCGTCACCGGGATCATCGCTGCGGTCAGGCAGCAGGGCGATGCCGCGGTGTTGGAATACACCAACCGCTTCGACCGGCTGACGGCCGCTACCGTTGCAGAGCTGCAGGTGACGGACGACGAGATCGATTATGCCTTTGCCAGGGTGAGCAGCGAAGAGATCGAATCCCTGAAGCTCGCCGTGGAGCGGGTTGCCCGTTTCCACGAGAAACAGAAACAGCAGACCTGGCTTTCCACCGAAGAGCCGGATATCATGCTCGGCCAGATGGTGACACCGCTTTCGCGGGTTGGGATCTACGTCCCCGGCGGCAAGGCGAGCTACCCCTCCAGCGTCATCATGAATGCCGTGCCGGCTAAGGTAGCCGGGGTGCCCGAGGTGATCATGGTCGCCCCCACCCCCGGCGGGGAGATCAACCCCCATGTGCTGGTGGCAGCCAGGCTTTCCGGCGTCGACCGGATATTCCGCATCGGCGGCGCCCAGGCCGTGGCGGCACTCGCCTACGGCACGGCGACCATCCCGAGGGTGGACAAGGTCACCGGTCCGGGCAACATCTACGTGGCCACCGCCAAGAAGCTGGTCTTCGGCCAGGTGGGGATCGACATGATCGCCGGTCCCAGCGAGATCCTGATCATCAACGACGGCAGCGGCACACCGGCCCATCTTGCCGCCGATCTGCTCTCCCAGGCCGAGCACGACGAACTGGCCTCATCCATCCTGATCACCACCGACCGCGCCTTTGGCGAGCGGGTCGCAACAGAGGTGGAGCGGCAACTGGCGGAACTCAAGCGGGAGAGTATCGCCCGGAAGTCCTGGGAAACCTATGGCGCAGTGATTGTTGCCGGGAGTCTTGACGAGGCGATCCGCTTTTCCAACCGGATCGCCCCCGAGCACCTGGAACTGGCAGTGGCGGACCCGTTTGCCATCCTGCCGCTCATCAGGAACGCCGGCGCCATCTTCCTCGGGCACTTTACCCCGGAGGCTGCCGGCGACTACCTTGCCGGGCCGAATCACACCCTCCCCACCGGCGGGACCGCACGGTTCTTCTCCCCCCTGTCCGTGGACGATTTCATCAAGAAATCCTCCATCGTCTACTTCAGCAGCGGTGGCCTCAACCGGCTGGGAAGGGAGATTGTCAGGATTGCGGAACTGGAGGGGCTGGAGGCTCACGGCAGATCGGTGAGCATCAGGCTGGACAGCAGCGAAGGACAGTGA
- the hisC gene encoding histidinol-phosphate transaminase has protein sequence MIPLRPNIAAMAGYVPGYQPPDISSWIKINTNENPYPPSPEVVKAILAELGPDGANLRTYPSASSQSLREAAGLVFGFDPSWIIMANGSDEVLNNLIRAFASEGEEIGYVHPSYSYYATLAEVQGARVRTFGLTADFRIADFPERYEGKVFFLTTPNAPLGPAFPLAYIEELARCCAGMLVLDETYAEFAESSALELVKKYDNVVVTRTLSKSYSLAGMRLGLAIARPEVIAALDKIRDHYNLDRLAQAACVAALRDQSYLAECCRKIRETREWFSSELRVVGYDVIPSQGNYVFASPPDRNGKRVYDGLFERKILVRHFSDPLLSHGLRISIGTREDMEKTLAAIKEIG, from the coding sequence ATGATCCCACTCAGACCGAATATCGCCGCCATGGCCGGCTATGTCCCCGGCTATCAGCCCCCGGACATTTCTTCCTGGATCAAGATCAACACCAACGAGAACCCCTATCCGCCGTCACCGGAGGTGGTGAAGGCCATTCTGGCGGAGCTGGGGCCGGACGGCGCCAACCTTCGCACCTACCCAAGCGCTTCCAGCCAGAGTCTGCGCGAGGCAGCCGGGCTGGTGTTCGGTTTCGACCCGTCGTGGATCATCATGGCAAACGGCTCGGACGAGGTGCTGAACAACCTGATCCGGGCATTCGCCTCCGAAGGGGAAGAGATCGGCTACGTTCATCCGTCCTACTCCTACTATGCGACGCTGGCGGAAGTCCAGGGCGCGCGGGTGCGGACCTTCGGCCTGACCGCTGATTTCCGCATTGCCGACTTCCCGGAGCGCTACGAAGGGAAGGTCTTCTTCCTCACCACTCCCAATGCCCCGCTCGGGCCGGCATTTCCGCTTGCATACATCGAAGAGCTGGCCAGGTGCTGTGCCGGCATGCTGGTGCTGGACGAGACCTATGCCGAATTTGCCGAGTCGAGCGCCCTGGAACTGGTGAAAAAATACGATAATGTCGTGGTGACCCGCACCCTCTCTAAGAGCTATTCCCTGGCAGGCATGCGGCTCGGCCTTGCCATTGCCCGACCCGAGGTGATCGCCGCCCTGGACAAGATCCGCGACCACTACAATCTGGACCGCCTGGCACAGGCGGCCTGTGTGGCAGCGCTGCGGGACCAGTCCTACCTGGCCGAGTGCTGCCGAAAGATTCGCGAGACGCGCGAATGGTTTTCTTCGGAACTGCGGGTCGTCGGCTACGATGTCATCCCCTCCCAGGGGAATTATGTCTTTGCCTCGCCTCCGGACAGAAACGGCAAGCGGGTCTATGACGGACTGTTTGAACGGAAGATCCTGGTGCGTCATTTCTCCGACCCCCTGCTGTCCCATGGGTTGCGGATCTCCATCGGCACCCGTGAGGATATGGAAAAGACGCTGGCTGCGATTAAAGAGATAGGCTGA
- the hisB gene encoding imidazoleglycerol-phosphate dehydratase HisB: MARTAAIERVTKETRIKLSIDLDGTGAAKVCTSVPFLDHMLDLFARHGLFDLEVEASGDIDIDFHHTVEDIGIVLGQAIRQALGDKKGIRRYGQATVPMDETLASVATDLSGRPYLVYHVSLPKVKIGEFDVELAREFFQALVNNLGANLHVNVMYGDNVHHILEACFKATARALDMATQVDPRIEGVMSTKGKL, encoded by the coding sequence ATGGCACGAACGGCTGCTATAGAAAGAGTGACAAAGGAAACCCGGATCAAGCTTTCCATCGATCTTGACGGCACCGGTGCAGCCAAGGTCTGTACCTCGGTTCCCTTCCTCGACCACATGCTCGACCTCTTTGCCCGGCACGGCCTGTTCGACCTGGAGGTGGAGGCGAGCGGTGATATCGACATCGATTTCCACCACACGGTGGAGGATATCGGCATCGTGCTGGGGCAGGCCATCAGGCAGGCCCTGGGGGACAAGAAGGGGATCCGCCGCTACGGCCAGGCAACAGTCCCCATGGACGAGACCCTTGCCAGCGTGGCGACGGACCTGTCCGGGCGGCCCTATCTGGTCTACCACGTATCGCTCCCCAAGGTGAAGATCGGCGAGTTCGACGTGGAGCTGGCCCGCGAGTTTTTCCAGGCCCTGGTCAACAACCTGGGAGCCAACCTGCATGTCAACGTGATGTACGGCGACAATGTCCATCATATTCTGGAGGCCTGTTTCAAGGCCACAGCCAGGGCGCTGGACATGGCGACCCAGGTCGATCCCCGGATCGAAGGGGTGATGTCCACAAAGGGTAAACTATAA
- the hisH gene encoding imidazole glycerol phosphate synthase subunit HisH encodes MIAIIDYGMGNLRSVQKGFEKVGFDAVVTADPKVVLEAGKVVLPGVGAFRDCMRNLEQGGFVEPILKVIREGRPFLGICVGMQLLLTDSVEFGLYQGLNVIPGHVLRFPDGMEENGEKLKVPHMGWNQLAIRRRAPIFNGIEDGTNVYFVHSYYEMPDDETAVAATATYGVEFCAAIWKDNVMATQFHPEKSQEVGLRMLKNFGEFT; translated from the coding sequence ATGATTGCGATTATCGACTACGGGATGGGGAACCTCCGTTCCGTGCAGAAGGGGTTCGAGAAGGTCGGGTTCGATGCCGTGGTGACCGCAGATCCGAAGGTGGTGCTGGAGGCCGGGAAGGTCGTCCTTCCAGGGGTCGGCGCCTTCCGCGACTGCATGCGCAACCTGGAGCAGGGGGGCTTTGTCGAGCCGATCCTCAAGGTGATCCGGGAGGGGCGCCCTTTTCTCGGGATCTGCGTCGGCATGCAGCTTTTGCTGACGGACAGCGTCGAGTTCGGCCTCTACCAGGGGCTGAACGTCATCCCCGGGCACGTGCTCCGTTTTCCGGACGGGATGGAGGAGAATGGCGAAAAGCTCAAGGTGCCGCACATGGGGTGGAACCAGCTTGCCATTCGGCGGCGAGCGCCGATCTTCAACGGGATCGAGGACGGCACCAACGTCTATTTCGTGCATTCCTACTATGAGATGCCGGACGACGAGACGGCAGTGGCGGCGACTGCAACCTATGGCGTAGAATTCTGCGCCGCAATCTGGAAAGACAATGTCATGGCGACGCAGTTCCATCCGGAGAAATCCCAGGAAGTCGGGCTGCGCATGCTGAAGAATTTCGGAGAGTTCACGTGA
- the hisA gene encoding 1-(5-phosphoribosyl)-5-[(5-phosphoribosylamino)methylideneamino]imidazole-4-carboxamide isomerase produces the protein MIVIPAIDLKEGKCVRLEQGLMERDTVYSDNPAAQALAWQTQGAELLHIVDLDGAFAGEPKNRAAIESIVSVLQIPTQLGGGIRDLATIEAYLGMGVGRVIIGTAAQRNPELVKEACARFPGRIVVGIDAKNGMVAVQGWAEVTDVTAVDLARKFEGLGVSAIVYTDISRDGMMQGPNIEATRALAEAISIPVIASGGVSTLKDIENLMAVESAGISGAITGKAIYSGAINLAEAITLTKKASQG, from the coding sequence GTGATCGTTATACCGGCAATCGACCTGAAGGAAGGGAAGTGTGTCCGCCTGGAGCAGGGGCTTATGGAGCGTGACACGGTCTACAGCGACAACCCGGCGGCCCAGGCGCTCGCCTGGCAGACGCAGGGGGCGGAGCTGCTGCATATCGTCGATCTGGACGGGGCGTTTGCCGGAGAGCCGAAGAACCGGGCGGCCATCGAGTCCATTGTCAGCGTGCTGCAGATACCGACGCAGCTCGGCGGCGGCATCCGCGATCTCGCCACCATCGAGGCCTATCTGGGGATGGGGGTCGGGCGGGTGATCATCGGCACCGCGGCCCAGCGCAATCCGGAACTGGTCAAGGAGGCATGCGCACGGTTTCCGGGGCGCATCGTTGTCGGCATCGACGCCAAGAACGGCATGGTTGCGGTCCAGGGATGGGCCGAGGTTACCGATGTGACGGCCGTGGATCTGGCCCGTAAATTCGAGGGGTTAGGTGTCTCGGCCATTGTCTATACCGACATCAGCCGGGACGGGATGATGCAGGGGCCGAACATCGAGGCGACCAGGGCGCTGGCCGAGGCGATCTCCATACCGGTCATCGCATCCGGAGGTGTTTCGACGCTCAAGGACATAGAAAATCTCATGGCGGTTGAGAGCGCGGGGATCAGCGGCGCCATCACCGGCAAGGCGATCTACAGCGGGGCGATCAATCTGGCGGAAGCCATCACACTGACTAAAAAGGCAAGTCAAGGCTAA
- the hisF gene encoding imidazole glycerol phosphate synthase subunit HisF yields the protein MLTRRIIPCLDVTGGRVVKGVQFLELRDAGDPVEIAELYDQQGADELTFLDITASSDGRDTMVDVVRKTAERVFMPLTVGGGIRTVEDIRRMLNAGADKVSINTAAVHNPDFVREAAERFGSQCTVVAIDARQVPGEQRWEVYTHGGRKPTGIDAVEWAQRMESYGAGEILLTSMDRDGTKDGYDLPLTRAIVDAVSVPVIASGGVGTLEHLYDGFAVAGASACLAASIFHFRQHTVHEAKEYLRQRGVAVRL from the coding sequence ATGCTTACACGACGCATTATTCCCTGCTTGGACGTGACTGGCGGCCGGGTGGTAAAGGGGGTGCAGTTTCTCGAACTACGGGATGCCGGCGATCCGGTGGAGATCGCCGAACTCTACGACCAGCAAGGTGCTGACGAGCTGACCTTCCTCGATATCACCGCCTCCAGTGACGGCCGCGACACCATGGTCGATGTTGTCCGCAAGACTGCGGAGCGGGTCTTCATGCCGCTAACAGTCGGCGGCGGCATCCGGACCGTCGAGGATATCCGTAGGATGCTGAATGCCGGAGCCGACAAGGTTTCCATCAATACTGCTGCCGTGCACAATCCAGACTTTGTCCGTGAAGCTGCGGAGCGTTTCGGTTCCCAGTGCACGGTCGTGGCCATCGACGCCCGCCAGGTGCCGGGTGAACAGCGCTGGGAGGTCTATACCCACGGAGGACGCAAACCGACCGGCATCGATGCGGTGGAGTGGGCCCAGCGGATGGAGTCCTACGGTGCCGGTGAGATCCTCCTTACCAGCATGGACCGGGACGGCACCAAGGATGGCTACGACCTGCCGCTGACCAGGGCCATTGTCGATGCGGTCAGCGTGCCGGTCATCGCTTCGGGGGGCGTCGGCACGCTGGAACATCTCTATGACGGGTTTGCCGTGGCCGGGGCATCGGCCTGCCTTGCCGCTTCCATCTTTCACTTCCGGCAGCACACGGTGCATGAGGCCAAGGAGTATCTGCGCCAGAGAGGAGTAGCTGTCCGGCTATGA
- a CDS encoding phosphoribosyl-ATP diphosphatase — MNERDDILHAVYRVILERKGASPDSSYTASLMAKGTDKILKKLGEEATELVIAGKGGNRDEIVYEAADLFFHALVLLGHSDIPLDAVYDELRRRFGTSGIAEKQSRPVG; from the coding sequence ATGAACGAACGAGACGACATCCTGCATGCGGTCTACCGGGTGATCCTGGAGCGCAAAGGCGCTTCGCCTGATAGCTCCTACACCGCCTCCCTGATGGCCAAGGGAACGGATAAGATCCTGAAGAAGCTGGGCGAGGAGGCCACCGAGCTGGTGATTGCCGGCAAGGGGGGCAACCGCGACGAGATCGTCTACGAGGCAGCGGACCTGTTCTTCCATGCGCTGGTTCTCCTGGGGCACAGCGACATCCCTCTCGATGCCGTTTATGACGAACTGCGACGCCGTTTCGGCACCTCGGGGATTGCGGAGAAGCAGTCCCGCCCTGTCGGTTAA
- a CDS encoding 30S ribosomal protein S21: MPGIKVKENEPFEIVLKKFKKQCEKAGILSEIRKREHFEKPSIKRKKKAIAARKRALKKQRKMMD; the protein is encoded by the coding sequence ATGCCGGGAATAAAGGTAAAGGAAAACGAACCGTTTGAGATCGTGCTGAAGAAGTTCAAGAAGCAGTGCGAAAAGGCGGGGATTTTGTCTGAAATCCGTAAGCGCGAGCACTTCGAGAAGCCGAGTATCAAGCGGAAGAAGAAGGCTATCGCTGCCCGTAAGCGCGCGCTCAAGAAGCAGCGCAAGATGATGGACTAA